One stretch of Thermoproteales archaeon DNA includes these proteins:
- a CDS encoding GNAT family N-acetyltransferase — MYCFLEVLVVHKDFRRRGIGIKLVTHCLNYVKKACFEKWILYLKMKDLINYIVS; from the coding sequence TTGTACTGCTTTCTCGAGGTTCTCGTTGTTCATAAAGATTTCAGGCGTAGAGGAATAGGCATAAAGCTTGTAACCCACTGCTTAAATTATGTTAAGAAAGCCTGTTTTGAAAAATGGATACTATACCTGAAGATGAAAGATCTTATCAATTATATCGTAAGCTAG
- a CDS encoding DUF3267 domain-containing protein has product MNKEVYAFKLDDYVWDIASLSIILFFVSFLILKSLGLDYVSFSSVLDVVIPLFITLVFHEGLHYITAIILGYKARVGYGKISFMPVFYTTVSGKVKPNRWLIVCLAPLVFSPLILFPTFYVDSFMKNLIAITFSLNLIGSSGDLILAASVKRMRKDATLEDKGSYLIADEPFPKPYGAHFSAFLKAVAIALVALFLLNLKVSIEFK; this is encoded by the coding sequence ATGAACAAAGAAGTTTACGCGTTTAAACTGGATGATTACGTCTGGGACATTGCTTCCCTGTCTATCATCTTGTTTTTCGTCTCATTTTTAATTTTGAAAAGTCTTGGATTGGATTATGTTAGCTTTTCAAGTGTTTTAGATGTAGTCATTCCTCTCTTTATAACCTTGGTTTTTCATGAAGGATTACACTATATTACGGCTATAATATTAGGATATAAGGCTCGAGTTGGCTATGGAAAAATATCTTTTATGCCCGTTTTCTACACTACGGTTTCTGGCAAGGTAAAGCCTAACAGGTGGCTGATAGTTTGCTTAGCACCTCTAGTTTTCTCCCCTTTAATACTTTTTCCAACATTTTATGTAGATAGTTTTATGAAAAACTTGATAGCTATCACCTTTTCTCTAAATCTTATAGGCTCCTCAGGAGATTTAATTCTAGCCGCGTCAGTTAAGAGAATGAGAAAAGATGCAACATTAGAAGATAAGGGATCTTACCTCATCGCAGATGAGCCGTTTCCCAAGCCCTATGGAGCACATTTTAGCGCATTTTTAAAGGCTGTGGCTATAGCGCTCGTAGCGCTATTCCTGCTCAATCTTAAAGTTAGCATCGAATTTAAATAA
- a CDS encoding cation-translocating P-type ATPase: MSLDVKWHALNITEALEKLKSGVKGLSAEEAAKRLLEYGPNELRKEKGRTKIEIFIGQFKNILVIILILASILSIAIGETLDAVIITAIVVASAGLGFIQEYRAERAIEALKKLTTPTATVIRDGKEVTIPTKEIVPGDILVLNAGDKVPADARVIEAHNLKVDEASLTGESVAVTKITDPLPEEISVSDRLNMVFAGTAVIYGRGKAVVVATGMSTELGKIAATVQEEKKEETPLERRMAEIGRLLTILCFTVAALVAAIGFFVWHKSLLEMTMWAVSLAVAAVPEALPAVVTGALAVGMYRMAKRNAIIRRLPAVETLGSTSIICSDKTGTMTKGEMTVRKIYVIDKTIDVTGSGYEPVGNFKVDGKAIDVDDELKLLLLASALCSDARLVKEEEKWTIRGDPTEGALIVAAAKAGIGEKELEVYPRINEIPFSSERKRMTTVHETPNERIVAYMKGAPEVVLGLCDKIVVNGEVRKLTREYEEKILNVNDTLAMQGLRNLAIAYREVDPKELENTLEENFEKGFTFLGIVGMMDPPRPEVKDAIDRCKQAGIKTVMITGDHKLTAVAVAKELGMFRDEDYVLTGVDLDRIDEEEFEKIVENVKVYARVSPEHKLKIVKALKKKGYIVAMTGDGVNDAPALKAADIGIAMGITGTEVAKEASDMVLADDNFATIVAAVEQGREIYENIKKYLVYLLRCNIAEIMMPLFASLSSLPLPFTAIQYLWINLVTDGLPALALGIDPADPDLMKRPPRDPREGVFTKRDTLLFLILTPLLMTALLLASFYVSLNIIGEELIEARTQIFTSMILMELLLALSCRSLRYPVWKVGIFKNKYLILAILSSIVMQLLILYVPYLHTAFDVTFPFLIDWAVAVVLSLSLFIAVEIMKIMFKAD; the protein is encoded by the coding sequence ATGAGCTTGGATGTTAAATGGCATGCTCTTAACATTACGGAAGCTCTCGAAAAGCTAAAAAGCGGGGTTAAAGGTTTAAGCGCCGAAGAAGCCGCTAAAAGATTGCTAGAGTATGGTCCGAACGAACTTAGAAAAGAAAAAGGAAGAACAAAAATTGAAATATTTATCGGCCAATTCAAGAATATACTAGTTATTATACTGATTTTAGCCTCTATTCTTTCGATAGCCATAGGTGAAACTTTAGATGCTGTTATTATAACAGCTATTGTAGTTGCAAGCGCCGGATTGGGGTTTATACAGGAATATCGAGCTGAGCGAGCCATAGAAGCATTAAAGAAGCTCACCACTCCCACGGCAACAGTTATTCGCGACGGGAAGGAAGTTACCATTCCAACAAAGGAAATAGTTCCAGGAGATATTCTAGTTTTAAACGCTGGAGATAAAGTTCCAGCAGATGCTAGAGTAATAGAAGCCCACAACTTGAAAGTGGATGAAGCCTCTCTAACTGGAGAATCTGTAGCAGTTACAAAAATTACAGACCCTCTACCAGAAGAAATTTCCGTTAGCGATCGCCTGAACATGGTCTTTGCCGGCACGGCAGTTATATATGGACGGGGGAAAGCTGTGGTTGTCGCCACGGGAATGAGCACTGAACTCGGTAAAATAGCCGCTACTGTTCAAGAAGAGAAAAAAGAAGAAACTCCTCTGGAAAGGAGAATGGCCGAGATCGGCAGATTGCTAACTATTCTATGTTTTACCGTAGCCGCTTTAGTTGCAGCCATTGGATTCTTCGTATGGCACAAGAGCCTTTTAGAGATGACCATGTGGGCTGTTAGCTTAGCTGTCGCAGCCGTACCAGAGGCATTACCTGCCGTAGTTACGGGCGCGTTAGCCGTCGGCATGTATCGCATGGCCAAGAGAAACGCCATTATCAGACGCTTACCAGCTGTCGAAACTCTGGGCAGTACTTCTATAATATGTTCGGATAAAACCGGCACTATGACTAAGGGCGAAATGACTGTGAGGAAAATATACGTTATAGATAAAACTATCGACGTGACAGGTTCTGGTTATGAACCCGTAGGCAATTTTAAAGTTGACGGCAAGGCTATAGATGTCGATGACGAGCTAAAGCTACTTCTGCTTGCATCAGCCCTATGTAGCGATGCTAGGCTCGTTAAGGAGGAAGAAAAATGGACGATAAGGGGAGATCCGACAGAAGGCGCTTTAATAGTTGCAGCTGCAAAAGCCGGTATTGGAGAAAAGGAATTAGAAGTTTATCCTAGAATAAATGAGATACCCTTCTCTTCTGAAAGAAAAAGAATGACAACAGTTCACGAAACACCAAACGAGCGCATAGTCGCGTATATGAAAGGAGCTCCAGAAGTCGTTCTAGGCTTATGCGATAAAATTGTAGTGAACGGAGAAGTCAGAAAACTCACTCGCGAATATGAGGAGAAGATATTAAACGTAAACGATACTCTGGCTATGCAAGGTTTAAGAAATCTAGCAATAGCATACAGGGAGGTTGATCCCAAAGAGCTCGAAAATACTCTCGAAGAAAATTTTGAGAAAGGCTTCACGTTCCTAGGCATTGTTGGAATGATGGATCCTCCACGTCCAGAAGTTAAGGACGCTATAGACCGCTGTAAGCAAGCTGGAATTAAGACAGTCATGATCACAGGCGATCACAAATTGACTGCAGTTGCCGTAGCGAAAGAATTGGGAATGTTTAGGGATGAAGATTATGTTCTTACGGGCGTTGATCTAGACAGGATTGACGAGGAAGAATTTGAGAAAATAGTTGAAAACGTTAAAGTCTATGCGAGAGTTTCACCGGAACACAAGTTAAAAATCGTTAAAGCTTTGAAGAAAAAGGGATACATCGTTGCCATGACCGGCGACGGAGTAAACGACGCGCCAGCTTTGAAAGCTGCCGATATAGGAATAGCCATGGGGATTACGGGGACAGAAGTTGCTAAAGAAGCTTCGGACATGGTGTTGGCAGATGATAACTTCGCTACGATCGTTGCGGCAGTTGAGCAGGGAAGAGAGATATATGAAAACATTAAGAAATATCTAGTTTACCTGCTGCGCTGTAATATCGCAGAGATTATGATGCCGCTTTTCGCCTCTCTATCCTCGCTTCCACTACCGTTTACGGCTATACAATACCTCTGGATTAACCTAGTTACTGACGGCTTGCCAGCTTTAGCTTTAGGAATAGACCCCGCAGATCCTGACTTAATGAAAAGACCGCCACGCGATCCCAGGGAAGGCGTATTTACCAAGCGCGATACTCTGCTATTCCTCATACTAACGCCGTTACTCATGACTGCTTTGCTACTCGCCAGTTTCTACGTGAGCTTAAACATTATTGGAGAAGAATTGATAGAGGCTAGGACTCAAATCTTCACGTCTATGATATTGATGGAGCTTTTGCTTGCTCTATCCTGTAGATCGTTGCGTTATCCCGTCTGGAAAGTTGGTATATTCAAAAACAAGTATCTGATACTTGCCATATTATCGTCCATAGTAATGCAACTTCTCATCCTCTATGTGCCATATCTCCATACAGCATTCGATGTAACGTTTCCATTCCTGATAGACTGGGCGGTAGCTGTCGTATTGTCACTGTCGCTTTTTATAGCAGTCGAAATTATGAAGATAATGTTTAAAGCTGATTAA